The Verrucomicrobium spinosum DSM 4136 = JCM 18804 genome includes a region encoding these proteins:
- a CDS encoding nucleotide pyrophosphatase/phosphodiesterase family protein — translation MSARRVLIFLLAATALVALGIYAWGLLPKPENKRIVIVVGLDGFRSDYLQKFQPPLLNKLAGEGVTTPRMIPSFPSLTFPNLYTLVTGLRPARHGIVGNSMYDPEFDAKFSLGSPAVKEGRWWGGEPVWITAERQGVRSACMFWPGSEAEILGRRPHDWRDYDGSVTAEKRVATVLDWLGRPDAERPRLVTLYFHEADSAGHKYGPNAPETAEAVKMVDQALGKLLTGIHQLGLEDKVHLICVADHGMTEVSPDRVINLAALIDIKTVEVDSTGAVSGLRPREGTPEELVAKLNHPEARFKAYLASDMPARWHFTGHRRIPPVVLVADEGWSIVRKPVRTEEERRTFLKATHGFPPELPSMGATFIAWGPSYRRGVSVPEFANTEVYSLICATLGIVPAANDGVGVLSTGVLAP, via the coding sequence ATGTCCGCCCGACGTGTTCTGATCTTCCTCCTGGCCGCCACGGCGCTCGTTGCGCTGGGAATCTATGCCTGGGGATTGCTGCCCAAACCTGAGAACAAACGCATCGTGATTGTGGTGGGGCTTGACGGATTTCGATCCGACTACCTGCAGAAATTCCAACCGCCCCTGCTCAACAAGCTGGCTGGCGAGGGCGTGACCACACCCCGGATGATACCCAGCTTTCCCTCCCTTACTTTCCCCAATCTCTACACCTTGGTCACGGGGCTCCGTCCTGCCCGGCACGGCATCGTGGGCAATAGCATGTATGACCCGGAGTTCGACGCCAAATTCTCCTTGGGCAGCCCGGCGGTCAAGGAGGGACGGTGGTGGGGAGGCGAGCCCGTCTGGATCACCGCGGAGCGGCAGGGCGTCCGTTCCGCCTGTATGTTCTGGCCTGGCTCTGAAGCTGAAATCCTGGGCCGCCGTCCTCACGACTGGCGCGACTATGACGGCAGCGTCACCGCAGAAAAGCGAGTCGCGACCGTGCTGGACTGGCTGGGACGTCCAGATGCCGAGCGTCCCCGCCTGGTGACCCTTTATTTCCACGAAGCCGACTCAGCAGGCCACAAATACGGCCCGAATGCACCGGAGACGGCGGAAGCTGTGAAGATGGTGGACCAGGCTTTGGGGAAATTGCTGACAGGCATCCACCAATTGGGCCTTGAGGATAAGGTGCATCTCATCTGCGTGGCCGATCACGGAATGACGGAAGTCAGTCCGGACCGCGTCATCAACCTTGCGGCTCTCATCGATATCAAGACGGTCGAAGTGGACTCCACCGGCGCAGTGTCGGGTCTGCGTCCCAGGGAAGGGACTCCGGAGGAGCTCGTCGCAAAGTTGAACCACCCGGAGGCCCGATTCAAAGCCTACCTGGCCAGTGATATGCCTGCGCGCTGGCACTTCACGGGCCATCGAAGAATTCCGCCCGTGGTCCTGGTGGCGGATGAGGGCTGGAGCATCGTTCGGAAACCAGTCCGAACCGAGGAAGAAAGGCGCACCTTCCTAAAAGCGACGCATGGCTTTCCACCAGAGTTGCCCTCTATGGGAGCCACCTTTATCGCTTGGGGGCCATCCTATCGCCGCGGCGTCTCTGTACCGGAATTTGCCAATACGGAGGTGTACTCTCTGATCTGCGCCACACTCGGCATTGTTCCCGCAGCAAACGACGGGGTCGGGGTGCTTTCAACAGGGGTGCTGGCCCCATGA
- the trpC gene encoding indole-3-glycerol phosphate synthase TrpC — protein sequence MNKLDEIIATKHKEVERLLPRAEKLRHAAAGRDDFRSLYDALRADPTRLGLIAEVKKASPSAGVIQPNFDYLTIARTYEKGGANALSVLTDEKYFQGRLEYMTTIRQEVSIPVLRKDFIIHEVQIHEAVVAGADAILLIVAALDQPTLEHLLEVAHGCQLDVLMEVHDLPELERALATDVRILGINNRNLKSFTVDLATTEALAEEVPDDVILVSESGIKTVDDAARLAIAGANALLVGETLMRAANPLDMVRSLRVEMALDEE from the coding sequence ATGAACAAGCTCGACGAGATCATTGCCACCAAGCACAAGGAAGTGGAACGCCTGCTGCCCCGGGCCGAAAAGCTGCGCCACGCCGCCGCGGGTCGCGATGATTTCCGGTCCCTTTACGACGCGCTTCGAGCCGACCCTACCCGCCTGGGATTGATCGCCGAGGTCAAGAAGGCCAGCCCCTCTGCGGGAGTCATTCAGCCCAACTTCGACTACCTGACGATTGCCCGCACCTATGAAAAGGGTGGTGCCAACGCCCTCTCCGTCCTGACTGACGAAAAGTACTTCCAAGGCCGCCTGGAGTACATGACCACCATCCGTCAGGAAGTAAGCATTCCGGTCCTGCGGAAGGATTTCATCATTCACGAGGTGCAGATTCACGAGGCCGTCGTTGCGGGGGCTGACGCCATCCTCCTCATCGTCGCAGCCCTGGATCAGCCCACGCTGGAGCACCTTCTGGAGGTTGCCCACGGCTGCCAGCTGGACGTTTTGATGGAAGTGCATGATCTCCCGGAATTGGAACGGGCTCTGGCAACCGATGTGCGGATCCTCGGGATCAACAACCGGAACTTGAAGAGCTTTACGGTGGACCTCGCCACGACAGAAGCGCTTGCTGAAGAAGTGCCGGACGACGTCATTCTGGTGAGCGAGAGCGGGATCAAGACCGTGGACGATGCGGCCCGTCTGGCCATCGCTGGTGCCAATGCCCTCCTGGTAGGTGAGACGCTCATGAGGGCGGCGAACCCGCTGGATATGGTGCGCTCCCTACGCGTGGAGATGGCCTTGGACGAAGAGTAG
- a CDS encoding YciI family protein, with product MQYTCLIYLDEKKFYALSKDEQNQIHKECGQWHEELVKAGKSPRGSALQPGSTARTFRMQDGKVIMTDGPFAETKEVLGGFDTLECESLDEVLEIAAKFPGLKAGGAMEVRPHIDGSCEAV from the coding sequence ATGCAATACACCTGCCTGATCTACCTCGATGAAAAGAAGTTCTACGCCCTGTCCAAGGATGAACAGAATCAAATCCACAAAGAATGTGGCCAATGGCACGAAGAACTGGTCAAGGCCGGCAAGAGCCCTCGTGGCTCCGCTTTACAGCCCGGCTCGACCGCCCGCACCTTTCGCATGCAGGATGGGAAAGTCATCATGACGGATGGCCCCTTTGCCGAGACGAAAGAAGTGCTCGGTGGATTTGATACACTGGAGTGCGAAAGCCTTGATGAGGTGCTGGAGATTGCCGCAAAATTTCCAGGCCTCAAGGCGGGAGGTGCGATGGAGGTGCGCCCCCACATCGACGGCAGTTGCGAGGCGGTGTGA
- a CDS encoding arylamine N-acetyltransferase — protein MIKGDPLDQNTLETILNRFDVTTPAAPTLEALTTVYGAWCKKVPFDNVLKLRHVRAGDLSALPGSEAKKFWEAWLRYGTGGTCWSSAGALQSLLQALGFDAIRGVATMMAAPELPPNHGTVIVIVEGTRFLLDSALLHVQPLPLRAEGAAQVEHPAWGCRSVWDDGRWHIHWRPVHQPQGLVCRLESWGATEGEFRERYDGTRRWSPFNYSVYIRKNRGEEVIGLAFGNKVTLHADGSVSEQAIRDAHHRNQILVEEFGLAEEVVNDLPEDQPLPPPPGSRSAQVEENELSPA, from the coding sequence ATGATAAAAGGCGACCCACTGGATCAAAACACCCTTGAGACCATTCTAAATCGGTTCGATGTGACCACGCCCGCAGCGCCCACTTTGGAGGCGCTGACGACGGTGTACGGCGCTTGGTGCAAAAAGGTACCGTTCGACAATGTCCTGAAGCTGCGGCATGTCCGGGCCGGTGATCTCTCCGCTCTGCCCGGGAGCGAGGCCAAAAAATTCTGGGAGGCCTGGCTACGCTATGGGACTGGCGGCACCTGCTGGTCCAGCGCTGGGGCACTGCAATCGCTTCTGCAAGCATTGGGTTTCGATGCCATCCGCGGGGTGGCGACCATGATGGCTGCACCTGAGTTGCCCCCCAATCATGGCACAGTGATCGTGATCGTGGAGGGTACCCGTTTTCTGCTGGATTCCGCCCTGCTGCACGTGCAACCTTTACCACTGAGGGCAGAAGGCGCTGCCCAAGTGGAGCATCCTGCGTGGGGTTGCCGGTCAGTGTGGGACGACGGGCGCTGGCACATTCATTGGCGGCCTGTGCATCAACCTCAGGGTCTGGTGTGCCGATTGGAATCCTGGGGGGCGACAGAGGGGGAGTTTCGAGAACGGTACGATGGCACTCGGCGCTGGAGCCCCTTCAACTACAGCGTTTACATCCGCAAGAATCGGGGGGAGGAGGTCATCGGTCTGGCCTTCGGCAACAAGGTTACGCTGCACGCGGACGGCAGCGTGTCCGAGCAGGCAATCCGGGATGCCCACCACAGGAATCAAATACTCGTGGAGGAGTTCGGCCTTGCGGAAGAGGTGGTGAACGATCTTCCAGAGGACCAACCGCTGCCACCGCCTCCGGGCTCGAGGTCCGCCCAGGTGGAGGAGAACGAGCTCAGCCCCGCCTGA